Proteins from a single region of Procambarus clarkii isolate CNS0578487 chromosome 62, FALCON_Pclarkii_2.0, whole genome shotgun sequence:
- the LOC123766411 gene encoding probable ATP-dependent RNA helicase DDX17 isoform X7 yields MSSYRNRRSRSRSRSRSRDRRRSREDWGSHGGWSPAGSARPSLKGRQPGERLRKPRWDLSKLTPFEKNFYQPTPTVLNRPAYEVEKYRNEKEITLRGKNIPNPIQYFSDYNFMDCVMAEIKRQGYEQPTPIQGQGWPISLQGRDFVGIAKTGSGKTLGYILPAIVHINHQPYLERGDGPIALVLAPTRELAQQILTVAQDYGASSKTRSTCVFGGAPKGPQIRDLERGAEICIATPGRLIDFLEAGKTNLRRTTYLVLDEADRMLDMGFEPQIRKIVEQIRPDRQTLMWSATWPKEVRKLAEDFLKDYIQLNVGSLSLSANHNILQIVDVCQEMEKDTKLRQLLEEIMAEKKSKILVFAETKRKVDDLTRRMRREGWPAMCIHGDKSQQERDWVLNEFRSGRAPILVATDVAARGLDVDDVKFVINYDYPSCSEDYVHRIGRTGRSDKTGTAYTFLTADNGKQARDLIEVLKEANQVVNPRLYEIMDMGRGGGKGRNRWRGRDDDRRGFGRDRDRGRVGGGGGGGRNGYSNGNGYAY; encoded by the exons GTCTCGCTCACGTTCTCGTTCTCGCTCGCGTGATCGCCGCCGCAGTAGGGAGGACTGGGGTTCACACGGAGGGTGGAGTCCAGCTGGTAGTGCACGACCATCATTGAAAGGGAGGCAGCCAGGTGAACGTCTTAGGAAGCCGAGGTGGGACCTGTCCAAATTGACTCCCTTCGAGAAGAACTTCTATCAGCCAACACCTACAGTACTCAATCGTCCCGCTTATGAAGTTGAAAAATACAG GAATGAGAAAGAAATTACACTCCGTGgaaaaaacatcccaaatcccaTCCAGTACTTTAGTGATTATAATTTCATGGACTGCGTTATGGCCGAGATCAAAAGACAGGGCTATGAACAACCAACACCAATTCAAGGTCAAGGATGGCCTATTTCACTTCAGGGAAGGGACTTTGTTGGTATTGCCAAG ACTGGTTCTGGTAAAACGTTAGGATACATCCTGCCAGCAATTGTGCATATAAATCACCAACCATATTTAGAGCGAGGCGATGGTCCAATTGCACTAGTTCTAGCCCCCACCAGAGAACTTGCCCAGCAGATCCTAACGGTTGCCCAGGACTACGGGGCATCCTCAAAGACTCGATCAACGTGTGTGTTTGGAGGAGCACCCAAGGGACCACAGATTCGTGATCTTGAAAGAGGGGCCGAG ATTTGTATTGCAACCCCTGGCCGTCTTATTGATTTCCTTGAAGCAGGCAAGACAAATCTTCGGCGTACAACATACTTGGTACTAGACGAGGCTGACCGCATGCTGGACATGGGTTTTGAGCCGCAGATCAGAAAAATCGTAGAACAGATTCGG CCTGATAGACAAACTCTTATGTGGTCTGCAACTTGGCCTAAGGAGGTCAGGAAACTAGCAGAGGACTTCTTGAAGGACTACATCCAGCTGAATGTtgggtcactctctctctccgctAACCATAATATTCTTCAGATTGTCGATGTTTGCCAAGAAATGGAAAAGGATACCAA ACTCCGGCAGCTTCTTGAAGAAATCATGGCAGAAAAGAAAAGCAAGATCCTCGTGTTTGCTGAAACAAAAAGGAAAGTCGACGATTTGACCAGGCGAATGAGACGTGAAGG GTGGCCAGCAATGTGTATTCATGGAGATAAATCACAACAGGAAAGAGACTGGGTTTTAAATG AATTTCGGTCTGGAAGGGCACCAATTTTGGTAGCCACAGATGTTGCTGCTCGAGGGCTAG ATGTGGATGATGTCAAGTTCGTGATCAACTATGACTACCCGTCATGCTCTGAAGATTATGTCCATCGCATTGGTCGAACTGGAAGATCAGACAAGACTGGTACTGCATACACGTTCTTAACAGCGGACAATGGCAAACAGGCTAGGGATTTAATAGAAGTGCTGAAAGAGGCAAATCAAGTAGTAAATCCACGTCTTTATGAAATCATGGATATGGGACGTGGTGGTGGCAAAG GACGTAATCGTTGGAGGGGCCGTGATGATGACAGGAGAGGTTTTGGACGCGATCGTGATCGCGGtcgagttggtggtggtggtggtggaggaaggaaCGGCTACAGCAATGGAAATGGCTATG CTTACTGA
- the LOC123766411 gene encoding probable ATP-dependent RNA helicase DDX17 isoform X11, with the protein MSSYRNRREDWGSHGGWSPAGSARPSLKGRQPGERLRKPRWDLSKLTPFEKNFYQPTPTVLNRPAYEVEKYRNEKEITLRGKNIPNPIQYFSDYNFMDCVMAEIKRQGYEQPTPIQGQGWPISLQGRDFVGIAKTGSGKTLGYILPAIVHINHQPYLERGDGPIALVLAPTRELAQQILTVAQDYGASSKTRSTCVFGGAPKGPQIRDLERGAEICIATPGRLIDFLEAGKTNLRRTTYLVLDEADRMLDMGFEPQIRKIVEQIRPDRQTLMWSATWPKEVRKLAEDFLKDYIQLNVGSLSLSANHNILQIVDVCQEMEKDTKLRQLLEEIMAEKKSKILVFAETKRKVDDLTRRMRREGWPAMCIHGDKSQQERDWVLNEFRSGRAPILVATDVAARGLDVDDVKFVINYDYPSCSEDYVHRIGRTGRSDKTGTAYTFLTADNGKQARDLIEVLKEANQVVNPRLYEIMDMGRGGGKGRNRWRGRDDDRRGFGRDRDRGRVGGGGGGGRNGYSNGNGYAY; encoded by the exons GGAGGACTGGGGTTCACACGGAGGGTGGAGTCCAGCTGGTAGTGCACGACCATCATTGAAAGGGAGGCAGCCAGGTGAACGTCTTAGGAAGCCGAGGTGGGACCTGTCCAAATTGACTCCCTTCGAGAAGAACTTCTATCAGCCAACACCTACAGTACTCAATCGTCCCGCTTATGAAGTTGAAAAATACAG GAATGAGAAAGAAATTACACTCCGTGgaaaaaacatcccaaatcccaTCCAGTACTTTAGTGATTATAATTTCATGGACTGCGTTATGGCCGAGATCAAAAGACAGGGCTATGAACAACCAACACCAATTCAAGGTCAAGGATGGCCTATTTCACTTCAGGGAAGGGACTTTGTTGGTATTGCCAAG ACTGGTTCTGGTAAAACGTTAGGATACATCCTGCCAGCAATTGTGCATATAAATCACCAACCATATTTAGAGCGAGGCGATGGTCCAATTGCACTAGTTCTAGCCCCCACCAGAGAACTTGCCCAGCAGATCCTAACGGTTGCCCAGGACTACGGGGCATCCTCAAAGACTCGATCAACGTGTGTGTTTGGAGGAGCACCCAAGGGACCACAGATTCGTGATCTTGAAAGAGGGGCCGAG ATTTGTATTGCAACCCCTGGCCGTCTTATTGATTTCCTTGAAGCAGGCAAGACAAATCTTCGGCGTACAACATACTTGGTACTAGACGAGGCTGACCGCATGCTGGACATGGGTTTTGAGCCGCAGATCAGAAAAATCGTAGAACAGATTCGG CCTGATAGACAAACTCTTATGTGGTCTGCAACTTGGCCTAAGGAGGTCAGGAAACTAGCAGAGGACTTCTTGAAGGACTACATCCAGCTGAATGTtgggtcactctctctctccgctAACCATAATATTCTTCAGATTGTCGATGTTTGCCAAGAAATGGAAAAGGATACCAA ACTCCGGCAGCTTCTTGAAGAAATCATGGCAGAAAAGAAAAGCAAGATCCTCGTGTTTGCTGAAACAAAAAGGAAAGTCGACGATTTGACCAGGCGAATGAGACGTGAAGG GTGGCCAGCAATGTGTATTCATGGAGATAAATCACAACAGGAAAGAGACTGGGTTTTAAATG AATTTCGGTCTGGAAGGGCACCAATTTTGGTAGCCACAGATGTTGCTGCTCGAGGGCTAG ATGTGGATGATGTCAAGTTCGTGATCAACTATGACTACCCGTCATGCTCTGAAGATTATGTCCATCGCATTGGTCGAACTGGAAGATCAGACAAGACTGGTACTGCATACACGTTCTTAACAGCGGACAATGGCAAACAGGCTAGGGATTTAATAGAAGTGCTGAAAGAGGCAAATCAAGTAGTAAATCCACGTCTTTATGAAATCATGGATATGGGACGTGGTGGTGGCAAAG GACGTAATCGTTGGAGGGGCCGTGATGATGACAGGAGAGGTTTTGGACGCGATCGTGATCGCGGtcgagttggtggtggtggtggtggaggaaggaaCGGCTACAGCAATGGAAATGGCTATG CTTACTGA
- the LOC123766411 gene encoding probable ATP-dependent RNA helicase DDX17 isoform X8: MSSYRNRRSRSRSRSRSRDRRRSREDWGSHGGWSPAGSARPSLKGRQPGERLRKPRWDLSKLTPFEKNFYQPTPTVLNRPAYEVEKYRNEKEITLRGKNIPNPIQYFSDYNFMDCVMAEIKRQGYEQPTPIQGQGWPISLQGRDFVGIAKTGSGKTLGYILPAIVHINHQPYLERGDGPIALVLAPTRELAQQILTVAQDYGASSKTRSTCVFGGAPKGPQIRDLERGAEICIATPGRLIDFLEAGKTNLRRTTYLVLDEADRMLDMGFEPQIRKIVEQIRPDRQTLMWSATWPKEVRKLAEDFLKDYIQLNVGSLSLSANHNILQIVDVCQEMEKDTKLRQLLNEMAQERAYKTIIFIETKRKVEDVTRGLRSTGWPAMCIHGDKSQQERDWVLNEFRSGRAPILVATDVAARGLDVDDVKFVINYDYPSCSEDYVHRIGRTGRSDKTGTAYTFLTADNGKQARDLIEVLKEANQVVNPRLYEIMDMGRGGGKGRNRWRGRDDDRRGFGRDRDRGRVGGGGGGGRNGYSNGNGYAY, translated from the exons GTCTCGCTCACGTTCTCGTTCTCGCTCGCGTGATCGCCGCCGCAGTAGGGAGGACTGGGGTTCACACGGAGGGTGGAGTCCAGCTGGTAGTGCACGACCATCATTGAAAGGGAGGCAGCCAGGTGAACGTCTTAGGAAGCCGAGGTGGGACCTGTCCAAATTGACTCCCTTCGAGAAGAACTTCTATCAGCCAACACCTACAGTACTCAATCGTCCCGCTTATGAAGTTGAAAAATACAG GAATGAGAAAGAAATTACACTCCGTGgaaaaaacatcccaaatcccaTCCAGTACTTTAGTGATTATAATTTCATGGACTGCGTTATGGCCGAGATCAAAAGACAGGGCTATGAACAACCAACACCAATTCAAGGTCAAGGATGGCCTATTTCACTTCAGGGAAGGGACTTTGTTGGTATTGCCAAG ACTGGTTCTGGTAAAACGTTAGGATACATCCTGCCAGCAATTGTGCATATAAATCACCAACCATATTTAGAGCGAGGCGATGGTCCAATTGCACTAGTTCTAGCCCCCACCAGAGAACTTGCCCAGCAGATCCTAACGGTTGCCCAGGACTACGGGGCATCCTCAAAGACTCGATCAACGTGTGTGTTTGGAGGAGCACCCAAGGGACCACAGATTCGTGATCTTGAAAGAGGGGCCGAG ATTTGTATTGCAACCCCTGGCCGTCTTATTGATTTCCTTGAAGCAGGCAAGACAAATCTTCGGCGTACAACATACTTGGTACTAGACGAGGCTGACCGCATGCTGGACATGGGTTTTGAGCCGCAGATCAGAAAAATCGTAGAACAGATTCGG CCTGATAGACAAACTCTTATGTGGTCTGCAACTTGGCCTAAGGAGGTCAGGAAACTAGCAGAGGACTTCTTGAAGGACTACATCCAGCTGAATGTtgggtcactctctctctccgctAACCATAATATTCTTCAGATTGTCGATGTTTGCCAAGAAATGGAAAAGGATACCAA GCTGCGCCAGTTGCTCAATGAGATGGCGCAGGAGAGGGCATACAAGACTATAATCTTTATCGAAACCAAGAGGAAGGTGGAGGATGTTACTCGTGGGTTGAGGAGTACTGG GTGGCCAGCAATGTGTATTCATGGAGATAAATCACAACAGGAAAGAGACTGGGTTTTAAATG AATTTCGGTCTGGAAGGGCACCAATTTTGGTAGCCACAGATGTTGCTGCTCGAGGGCTAG ATGTGGATGATGTCAAGTTCGTGATCAACTATGACTACCCGTCATGCTCTGAAGATTATGTCCATCGCATTGGTCGAACTGGAAGATCAGACAAGACTGGTACTGCATACACGTTCTTAACAGCGGACAATGGCAAACAGGCTAGGGATTTAATAGAAGTGCTGAAAGAGGCAAATCAAGTAGTAAATCCACGTCTTTATGAAATCATGGATATGGGACGTGGTGGTGGCAAAG GACGTAATCGTTGGAGGGGCCGTGATGATGACAGGAGAGGTTTTGGACGCGATCGTGATCGCGGtcgagttggtggtggtggtggtggaggaaggaaCGGCTACAGCAATGGAAATGGCTATG CTTACTGA
- the LOC123766411 gene encoding probable ATP-dependent RNA helicase DDX17 isoform X10 has translation MSSYRNRSREDWGSHGGWSPAGSARPSLKGRQPGERLRKPRWDLSKLTPFEKNFYQPTPTVLNRPAYEVEKYRNEKEITLRGKNIPNPIQYFSDYNFMDCVMAEIKRQGYEQPTPIQGQGWPISLQGRDFVGIAKTGSGKTLGYILPAIVHINHQPYLERGDGPIALVLAPTRELAQQILTVAQDYGASSKTRSTCVFGGAPKGPQIRDLERGAEICIATPGRLIDFLEAGKTNLRRTTYLVLDEADRMLDMGFEPQIRKIVEQIRPDRQTLMWSATWPKEVRKLAEDFLKDYIQLNVGSLSLSANHNILQIVDVCQEMEKDTKLRQLLNEMAQERAYKTIIFIETKRKVEDVTRGLRSTGWPAMCIHGDKSQQERDWVLNEFRSGRAPILVATDVAARGLDVDDVKFVINYDYPSCSEDYVHRIGRTGRSDKTGTAYTFLTADNGKQARDLIEVLKEANQVVNPRLYEIMDMGRGGGKGRNRWRGRDDDRRGFGRDRDRGRVGGGGGGGRNGYSNGNGYAY, from the exons TAGGGAGGACTGGGGTTCACACGGAGGGTGGAGTCCAGCTGGTAGTGCACGACCATCATTGAAAGGGAGGCAGCCAGGTGAACGTCTTAGGAAGCCGAGGTGGGACCTGTCCAAATTGACTCCCTTCGAGAAGAACTTCTATCAGCCAACACCTACAGTACTCAATCGTCCCGCTTATGAAGTTGAAAAATACAG GAATGAGAAAGAAATTACACTCCGTGgaaaaaacatcccaaatcccaTCCAGTACTTTAGTGATTATAATTTCATGGACTGCGTTATGGCCGAGATCAAAAGACAGGGCTATGAACAACCAACACCAATTCAAGGTCAAGGATGGCCTATTTCACTTCAGGGAAGGGACTTTGTTGGTATTGCCAAG ACTGGTTCTGGTAAAACGTTAGGATACATCCTGCCAGCAATTGTGCATATAAATCACCAACCATATTTAGAGCGAGGCGATGGTCCAATTGCACTAGTTCTAGCCCCCACCAGAGAACTTGCCCAGCAGATCCTAACGGTTGCCCAGGACTACGGGGCATCCTCAAAGACTCGATCAACGTGTGTGTTTGGAGGAGCACCCAAGGGACCACAGATTCGTGATCTTGAAAGAGGGGCCGAG ATTTGTATTGCAACCCCTGGCCGTCTTATTGATTTCCTTGAAGCAGGCAAGACAAATCTTCGGCGTACAACATACTTGGTACTAGACGAGGCTGACCGCATGCTGGACATGGGTTTTGAGCCGCAGATCAGAAAAATCGTAGAACAGATTCGG CCTGATAGACAAACTCTTATGTGGTCTGCAACTTGGCCTAAGGAGGTCAGGAAACTAGCAGAGGACTTCTTGAAGGACTACATCCAGCTGAATGTtgggtcactctctctctccgctAACCATAATATTCTTCAGATTGTCGATGTTTGCCAAGAAATGGAAAAGGATACCAA GCTGCGCCAGTTGCTCAATGAGATGGCGCAGGAGAGGGCATACAAGACTATAATCTTTATCGAAACCAAGAGGAAGGTGGAGGATGTTACTCGTGGGTTGAGGAGTACTGG GTGGCCAGCAATGTGTATTCATGGAGATAAATCACAACAGGAAAGAGACTGGGTTTTAAATG AATTTCGGTCTGGAAGGGCACCAATTTTGGTAGCCACAGATGTTGCTGCTCGAGGGCTAG ATGTGGATGATGTCAAGTTCGTGATCAACTATGACTACCCGTCATGCTCTGAAGATTATGTCCATCGCATTGGTCGAACTGGAAGATCAGACAAGACTGGTACTGCATACACGTTCTTAACAGCGGACAATGGCAAACAGGCTAGGGATTTAATAGAAGTGCTGAAAGAGGCAAATCAAGTAGTAAATCCACGTCTTTATGAAATCATGGATATGGGACGTGGTGGTGGCAAAG GACGTAATCGTTGGAGGGGCCGTGATGATGACAGGAGAGGTTTTGGACGCGATCGTGATCGCGGtcgagttggtggtggtggtggtggaggaaggaaCGGCTACAGCAATGGAAATGGCTATG CTTACTGA
- the LOC123766411 gene encoding probable ATP-dependent RNA helicase DDX17 isoform X9, whose amino-acid sequence MSSYRNRSREDWGSHGGWSPAGSARPSLKGRQPGERLRKPRWDLSKLTPFEKNFYQPTPTVLNRPAYEVEKYRNEKEITLRGKNIPNPIQYFSDYNFMDCVMAEIKRQGYEQPTPIQGQGWPISLQGRDFVGIAKTGSGKTLGYILPAIVHINHQPYLERGDGPIALVLAPTRELAQQILTVAQDYGASSKTRSTCVFGGAPKGPQIRDLERGAEICIATPGRLIDFLEAGKTNLRRTTYLVLDEADRMLDMGFEPQIRKIVEQIRPDRQTLMWSATWPKEVRKLAEDFLKDYIQLNVGSLSLSANHNILQIVDVCQEMEKDTKLRQLLEEIMAEKKSKILVFAETKRKVDDLTRRMRREGWPAMCIHGDKSQQERDWVLNEFRSGRAPILVATDVAARGLDVDDVKFVINYDYPSCSEDYVHRIGRTGRSDKTGTAYTFLTADNGKQARDLIEVLKEANQVVNPRLYEIMDMGRGGGKGRNRWRGRDDDRRGFGRDRDRGRVGGGGGGGRNGYSNGNGYAY is encoded by the exons TAGGGAGGACTGGGGTTCACACGGAGGGTGGAGTCCAGCTGGTAGTGCACGACCATCATTGAAAGGGAGGCAGCCAGGTGAACGTCTTAGGAAGCCGAGGTGGGACCTGTCCAAATTGACTCCCTTCGAGAAGAACTTCTATCAGCCAACACCTACAGTACTCAATCGTCCCGCTTATGAAGTTGAAAAATACAG GAATGAGAAAGAAATTACACTCCGTGgaaaaaacatcccaaatcccaTCCAGTACTTTAGTGATTATAATTTCATGGACTGCGTTATGGCCGAGATCAAAAGACAGGGCTATGAACAACCAACACCAATTCAAGGTCAAGGATGGCCTATTTCACTTCAGGGAAGGGACTTTGTTGGTATTGCCAAG ACTGGTTCTGGTAAAACGTTAGGATACATCCTGCCAGCAATTGTGCATATAAATCACCAACCATATTTAGAGCGAGGCGATGGTCCAATTGCACTAGTTCTAGCCCCCACCAGAGAACTTGCCCAGCAGATCCTAACGGTTGCCCAGGACTACGGGGCATCCTCAAAGACTCGATCAACGTGTGTGTTTGGAGGAGCACCCAAGGGACCACAGATTCGTGATCTTGAAAGAGGGGCCGAG ATTTGTATTGCAACCCCTGGCCGTCTTATTGATTTCCTTGAAGCAGGCAAGACAAATCTTCGGCGTACAACATACTTGGTACTAGACGAGGCTGACCGCATGCTGGACATGGGTTTTGAGCCGCAGATCAGAAAAATCGTAGAACAGATTCGG CCTGATAGACAAACTCTTATGTGGTCTGCAACTTGGCCTAAGGAGGTCAGGAAACTAGCAGAGGACTTCTTGAAGGACTACATCCAGCTGAATGTtgggtcactctctctctccgctAACCATAATATTCTTCAGATTGTCGATGTTTGCCAAGAAATGGAAAAGGATACCAA ACTCCGGCAGCTTCTTGAAGAAATCATGGCAGAAAAGAAAAGCAAGATCCTCGTGTTTGCTGAAACAAAAAGGAAAGTCGACGATTTGACCAGGCGAATGAGACGTGAAGG GTGGCCAGCAATGTGTATTCATGGAGATAAATCACAACAGGAAAGAGACTGGGTTTTAAATG AATTTCGGTCTGGAAGGGCACCAATTTTGGTAGCCACAGATGTTGCTGCTCGAGGGCTAG ATGTGGATGATGTCAAGTTCGTGATCAACTATGACTACCCGTCATGCTCTGAAGATTATGTCCATCGCATTGGTCGAACTGGAAGATCAGACAAGACTGGTACTGCATACACGTTCTTAACAGCGGACAATGGCAAACAGGCTAGGGATTTAATAGAAGTGCTGAAAGAGGCAAATCAAGTAGTAAATCCACGTCTTTATGAAATCATGGATATGGGACGTGGTGGTGGCAAAG GACGTAATCGTTGGAGGGGCCGTGATGATGACAGGAGAGGTTTTGGACGCGATCGTGATCGCGGtcgagttggtggtggtggtggtggaggaaggaaCGGCTACAGCAATGGAAATGGCTATG CTTACTGA
- the LOC123766411 gene encoding probable ATP-dependent RNA helicase DDX17 isoform X12 — protein sequence MSSYRNRREDWGSHGGWSPAGSARPSLKGRQPGERLRKPRWDLSKLTPFEKNFYQPTPTVLNRPAYEVEKYRNEKEITLRGKNIPNPIQYFSDYNFMDCVMAEIKRQGYEQPTPIQGQGWPISLQGRDFVGIAKTGSGKTLGYILPAIVHINHQPYLERGDGPIALVLAPTRELAQQILTVAQDYGASSKTRSTCVFGGAPKGPQIRDLERGAEICIATPGRLIDFLEAGKTNLRRTTYLVLDEADRMLDMGFEPQIRKIVEQIRPDRQTLMWSATWPKEVRKLAEDFLKDYIQLNVGSLSLSANHNILQIVDVCQEMEKDTKLRQLLNEMAQERAYKTIIFIETKRKVEDVTRGLRSTGWPAMCIHGDKSQQERDWVLNEFRSGRAPILVATDVAARGLDVDDVKFVINYDYPSCSEDYVHRIGRTGRSDKTGTAYTFLTADNGKQARDLIEVLKEANQVVNPRLYEIMDMGRGGGKGRNRWRGRDDDRRGFGRDRDRGRVGGGGGGGRNGYSNGNGYAY from the exons GGAGGACTGGGGTTCACACGGAGGGTGGAGTCCAGCTGGTAGTGCACGACCATCATTGAAAGGGAGGCAGCCAGGTGAACGTCTTAGGAAGCCGAGGTGGGACCTGTCCAAATTGACTCCCTTCGAGAAGAACTTCTATCAGCCAACACCTACAGTACTCAATCGTCCCGCTTATGAAGTTGAAAAATACAG GAATGAGAAAGAAATTACACTCCGTGgaaaaaacatcccaaatcccaTCCAGTACTTTAGTGATTATAATTTCATGGACTGCGTTATGGCCGAGATCAAAAGACAGGGCTATGAACAACCAACACCAATTCAAGGTCAAGGATGGCCTATTTCACTTCAGGGAAGGGACTTTGTTGGTATTGCCAAG ACTGGTTCTGGTAAAACGTTAGGATACATCCTGCCAGCAATTGTGCATATAAATCACCAACCATATTTAGAGCGAGGCGATGGTCCAATTGCACTAGTTCTAGCCCCCACCAGAGAACTTGCCCAGCAGATCCTAACGGTTGCCCAGGACTACGGGGCATCCTCAAAGACTCGATCAACGTGTGTGTTTGGAGGAGCACCCAAGGGACCACAGATTCGTGATCTTGAAAGAGGGGCCGAG ATTTGTATTGCAACCCCTGGCCGTCTTATTGATTTCCTTGAAGCAGGCAAGACAAATCTTCGGCGTACAACATACTTGGTACTAGACGAGGCTGACCGCATGCTGGACATGGGTTTTGAGCCGCAGATCAGAAAAATCGTAGAACAGATTCGG CCTGATAGACAAACTCTTATGTGGTCTGCAACTTGGCCTAAGGAGGTCAGGAAACTAGCAGAGGACTTCTTGAAGGACTACATCCAGCTGAATGTtgggtcactctctctctccgctAACCATAATATTCTTCAGATTGTCGATGTTTGCCAAGAAATGGAAAAGGATACCAA GCTGCGCCAGTTGCTCAATGAGATGGCGCAGGAGAGGGCATACAAGACTATAATCTTTATCGAAACCAAGAGGAAGGTGGAGGATGTTACTCGTGGGTTGAGGAGTACTGG GTGGCCAGCAATGTGTATTCATGGAGATAAATCACAACAGGAAAGAGACTGGGTTTTAAATG AATTTCGGTCTGGAAGGGCACCAATTTTGGTAGCCACAGATGTTGCTGCTCGAGGGCTAG ATGTGGATGATGTCAAGTTCGTGATCAACTATGACTACCCGTCATGCTCTGAAGATTATGTCCATCGCATTGGTCGAACTGGAAGATCAGACAAGACTGGTACTGCATACACGTTCTTAACAGCGGACAATGGCAAACAGGCTAGGGATTTAATAGAAGTGCTGAAAGAGGCAAATCAAGTAGTAAATCCACGTCTTTATGAAATCATGGATATGGGACGTGGTGGTGGCAAAG GACGTAATCGTTGGAGGGGCCGTGATGATGACAGGAGAGGTTTTGGACGCGATCGTGATCGCGGtcgagttggtggtggtggtggtggaggaaggaaCGGCTACAGCAATGGAAATGGCTATG CTTACTGA